The Moorena producens PAL-8-15-08-1 genomic interval GGATCACACTCACCGGCGTATCAAAGGAGCGGTAGAACGACAGGGCAATCTGGTCGGCTCCAATCTTACTGGCGGAATAGGGTGACTGGCCTTGCAGGGGATGGTCCTCTGTAATCGGCACAAACTGAGCTGTACCATATACCTCACTGGTAGACGTATGGACTACCTTACTGACTCCAAGATCCCGGGCGGCCTGAACCACATTCAGCGTCCCTTTAACGTTAGTATCTACATAGGTATCGGGAGAGTGGTAGGAATAGGGGATGGCAATCAGTGCTGCTAGATGCAGGACCCCATCACAGTCTTTCATGGCTGTCCTGACCCCATTGGGGTCGCGAATATCACCCGCAAAGACTTCAAACTGACCACGGACATCTTTGGCACAGCGATCGAGCCAGCCCCAGGAGTTGAAGGAGTTATATAGGACAAAAGCACGTACATCATAATCTTGACGCACCAGTGCTTCGGTCAGATGGGAGCCAATAAAACCATCAGCTCCTGTCACTAATAGCTTTTTCACAGTTTTTCCTTACCCACCAACACCAACACTGCCCACACTGTCCACACTGCCCACACTGCCCAATCTTTGCCTGTTCCCCGCCCGCAGCGCTATATTATTCAAAATCAACTCTGTCAAATATAAATCCCAAGGCGTATCAATATCTAGGGAACGTTCAGTAGGCATAACATAGGCATAGGTTTGCTCTGTATAGAATGTTGCTTTTTCGATTAACACCTGACACTGGGCAAAGTAAAGAGCACCATTCAAAGCGTAGGCTGGGGGCAAATCCTGCCGCCTGGTATAGGTTTCACTAGAGGAGAATAGGTTAACCAGCTTACCCACTGGATCAATGCCCTTACTCCAAAACGGATGATGATGTACGGGGCAAACACTAACAGCTGTTTCAGCCTTTTGTTCTAAAGCTAACCGAACAATCCCATCTATATCTTCAGCAGTACG includes:
- a CDS encoding cytidylyltransferase domain-containing protein, with the translated sequence MILGIIPARGGSKSIPLKNIVSVGGKPLIAYTIEAATLANSIDRLIVSTDSVEIANVARTYGAEVPFLRPSELAQDDTPGMDPILHALQWLGTHDADQPDYVLVLQPTSPLRTAEDIDGIVRLALEQKAETAVSVCPVHHHPFWSKGIDPVGKLVNLFSSSETYTRRQDLPPAYALNGALYFAQCQVLIEKATFYTEQTYAYVMPTERSLDIDTPWDLYLTELILNNIALRAGNRQRLGSVGSVDSVGSVGVGG
- a CDS encoding NAD-dependent 4,6-dehydratase LegB — its product is MKKLLVTGADGFIGSHLTEALVRQDYDVRAFVLYNSFNSWGWLDRCAKDVRGQFEVFAGDIRDPNGVRTAMKDCDGVLHLAALIAIPYSYHSPDTYVDTNVKGTLNVVQAARDLGVSKVVHTSTSEVYGTAQFVPITEDHPLQGQSPYSASKIGADQIALSFYRSFDTPVSVIRPFNTYGPRQSARAVIPTIITQIANGKRQIKLGAVHPTRDFNYVADTVAGFIAILQSDLAVGEVINIGSNFEVSIGDTARTIADVMGVEIEVITDEQRLRPGKSEVERLWASNQKAQNLLGWAPKYGGLEGFSQGLAETAAWFREPSNLAAYKADTYNL